Proteins from a genomic interval of Nitrospina gracilis Nb-211:
- the mazG gene encoding nucleoside triphosphate pyrophosphohydrolase: MNHSNTNKEGNMNENAAKAFGELVDIVDRLMGENGCPWDRVQTRESLKPYLVEEAYEALEALDHNDPEKIKDELGDLLYQILFHAKISELQKEFDIRDVVNTIADKMVRRHPHVFKEGELHTPDQVVDQWEKIKKTEKASRDRQSVLDGVPLHLPGLKRAQKLQKKAAKHGFDWDRIDEVFAKLDEEIAEFKEAVRHGDEAHVESELGDILFVLANVARFQKLDAEEALRQTNNKFVQRFHYIEEQVTKQGKTLKDTPLEEMERYWQESKKK, translated from the coding sequence ATGAACCATTCCAACACCAACAAGGAAGGCAACATGAACGAAAACGCCGCCAAAGCGTTCGGAGAGCTGGTCGACATCGTGGACCGGCTGATGGGAGAAAACGGTTGTCCGTGGGACCGCGTGCAGACGCGCGAGTCGCTCAAGCCCTACCTCGTGGAGGAAGCCTACGAGGCGCTGGAAGCGCTCGACCACAACGATCCGGAAAAGATCAAGGACGAGTTGGGCGACCTGCTCTACCAGATCCTGTTCCACGCCAAGATTTCCGAACTGCAGAAGGAGTTTGATATTCGGGACGTGGTCAACACCATCGCCGACAAGATGGTGCGGCGGCATCCGCACGTCTTTAAGGAAGGCGAACTGCACACGCCCGACCAGGTGGTGGACCAGTGGGAGAAGATCAAGAAAACCGAGAAGGCCAGCCGGGACCGCCAGTCGGTGCTGGACGGCGTGCCCCTGCATTTGCCCGGACTCAAACGCGCGCAGAAGTTACAGAAGAAGGCGGCGAAGCACGGCTTCGACTGGGACCGGATCGACGAGGTGTTCGCCAAGCTGGATGAGGAGATCGCCGAGTTCAAGGAAGCGGTGCGGCACGGCGACGAGGCCCACGTGGAAAGCGAACTGGGCGACATCTTATTCGTGCTGGCCAACGTGGCGCGCTTTCAGAAGCTGGACGCGGAGGAAGCGCTCCGCCAGACCAACAACAAGTTCGTACAGCGCTTTCATTATATCGAAGAGCAGGTGACGAAGCAGGGCAAGACGCTCAAGGACACGCCGCTCGAAGAGATGGAACGCTACTGGCAGGAATCGAAAAAGAAATAG
- the hemW gene encoding radical SAM family heme chaperone HemW yields the protein MDPVGLYIHIPYCLHKCGYCDFNSHPENASERERYVPALIEEIRHYAPRLEGRRVATIFFGGGTPTTLPAGDQIRVLKACKRYFDVTDDAEITTEANPSTVETENLKCLHAAGINRLSVGVQSFDAAELKTLDRVHSVEEIHQTVERARRAGFDNLSLDLMFALPGQSKARWQDNLEQAIAKNPEHLSAYNLTIEPGTAFHKLHEAGELAVPSEDFQLELYQYSIERLAEAGYEHYEISNFAKPGYESRHNTLYWENGEYLGLGAGASSYLDGVRFKNFNTPAHYIDRVQADGHAVQTEETLDARRAMGETLMLGLRLKRGVSIPKFEQRFQVAFEKVFGSVVERLREQELVSVHGDRLALSTRGLYLADSVILEFIE from the coding sequence ATGGACCCTGTCGGCCTTTACATCCACATTCCCTACTGCCTGCACAAGTGCGGCTACTGCGATTTCAACTCGCATCCGGAGAACGCCTCCGAGCGGGAGCGGTACGTCCCGGCGCTGATCGAGGAAATCCGTCACTACGCCCCCCGGCTGGAGGGTCGGCGGGTGGCGACGATCTTCTTCGGCGGAGGCACGCCCACCACGCTCCCGGCGGGCGACCAGATCCGCGTCCTCAAAGCCTGCAAGCGCTATTTCGACGTGACCGACGATGCGGAGATCACCACCGAGGCCAATCCCTCCACCGTGGAGACGGAAAACCTGAAATGCCTGCACGCCGCCGGGATCAACCGCCTGAGTGTCGGCGTGCAGTCGTTCGATGCGGCCGAGTTGAAAACCCTCGACCGCGTCCACAGCGTCGAGGAAATTCACCAGACGGTCGAGCGCGCCCGCCGGGCGGGATTCGACAACCTGTCGCTCGACCTCATGTTCGCCCTGCCGGGGCAGTCGAAAGCCCGCTGGCAGGATAACCTGGAGCAGGCCATCGCCAAAAACCCGGAGCACCTCTCCGCCTACAACCTGACTATCGAACCGGGCACGGCATTTCATAAACTGCACGAGGCGGGGGAACTCGCCGTGCCCTCGGAAGATTTTCAACTGGAGCTGTACCAGTACAGCATCGAACGCCTGGCCGAAGCGGGTTACGAGCATTACGAGATTTCCAATTTCGCCAAACCCGGTTACGAGAGCCGTCACAACACACTGTACTGGGAAAACGGCGAGTACCTGGGACTCGGCGCCGGGGCGTCGTCTTATCTCGACGGGGTTCGGTTCAAAAACTTCAACACGCCCGCGCACTACATCGACCGGGTTCAAGCTGATGGTCATGCGGTGCAGACCGAGGAAACCCTCGACGCCCGCCGCGCCATGGGCGAAACCCTGATGCTGGGCCTGCGCCTGAAACGCGGCGTCAGCATCCCGAAATTCGAGCAACGCTTTCAGGTGGCGTTCGAGAAAGTGTTCGGCTCCGTCGTCGAGCGCCTGCGCGAGCAGGAACTGGTGTCGGTGCACGGCGACCGGCTGGCCCTGTCCACGCGCGGCTTGTACCTGGCCGACTCGGTCATCCTCGAATTCATCGAATGA
- the map gene encoding type I methionyl aminopeptidase, translated as MVSIKTDEEIEKMRVTGRLAAEVLVMIESYIKPGVTTNELNQICHDYIIKKGAIPAPLNYRGFPKSICTSVNDEVCHGIPSDRKLRNGDIVNLDITTIVDGYHGDTNKTFFVGSPRKNAQKLTEATKIALHKAIDVVRPGAHLGDIGATIQQYVERQGYSVVREFCGHGIGIKFHDEPQVLHFGQFGQGMELRQGMTFTIEPMVNMGGRELRILDDNWTAVTLDGSLSAQFEHTILVTADGAEVLTRTEGTTF; from the coding sequence ATGGTTTCCATTAAAACGGATGAAGAAATAGAAAAGATGCGGGTGACCGGCCGGTTGGCCGCGGAGGTTCTGGTGATGATTGAGTCGTATATCAAACCGGGTGTGACGACCAACGAGCTCAATCAGATCTGTCACGATTACATCATCAAGAAAGGGGCCATTCCGGCTCCCCTGAACTATCGTGGTTTTCCCAAAAGCATCTGCACTTCGGTGAACGATGAAGTGTGCCACGGCATTCCCTCCGACCGCAAGCTGCGCAACGGAGACATCGTCAACCTGGACATCACCACCATTGTGGACGGATACCATGGCGACACCAACAAGACCTTCTTCGTGGGGTCGCCGCGGAAGAATGCCCAGAAACTCACCGAAGCCACCAAGATCGCCCTGCACAAGGCCATCGACGTGGTGCGCCCGGGCGCCCACCTGGGCGACATCGGCGCCACCATTCAGCAGTACGTGGAAAGGCAGGGCTATTCCGTGGTGCGGGAGTTCTGCGGACATGGCATTGGAATCAAATTTCATGACGAACCCCAGGTGCTTCACTTCGGCCAGTTTGGGCAGGGCATGGAGCTGAGGCAGGGCATGACGTTCACCATCGAGCCGATGGTCAACATGGGTGGGCGCGAACTGCGGATTCTGGACGACAACTGGACCGCTGTCACGCTGGACGGCTCCCTGTCCGCGCAGTTCGAGCACACCATTCTGGTCACGGCGGATGGAGCGGAAGTTCTAACTCGAACCGAAGGAACCACTTTTTAA
- the era gene encoding GTPase Era has protein sequence MRSAHNITTHDAGFKSGYVSLIGKPNVGKSTLLNRLVREKLAAMSRRPQTTRNRITGVCHLEGGQIILMDTPGIHQGARKLNEEMVKTSLSTCGDVDLILFMVDARQGFGEDDAFVLESLKQSRTPKILVINKIDLIPKARILELTSEINARGTFVETVPISALKEDGLDLLERVILKRLPEGPRYFPEDMVTDAPEEFLIMEIIREKVFKLTAMEIPYSVAVVVDGLREGKRGMLVIDATIFVEKASQKKIVIGGGGKLLKKIGTWSREEIERRFGNKVFLNLYVKVKERWRDNVRDLKEFGYKHGFH, from the coding sequence TTGAGGAGTGCCCACAACATCACCACCCACGACGCAGGATTCAAATCTGGATACGTGAGCCTGATCGGCAAGCCCAACGTCGGCAAATCGACGTTGCTGAACCGGCTTGTCCGCGAGAAGCTGGCGGCCATGTCGCGCCGTCCTCAGACCACGCGCAACCGGATCACCGGCGTCTGCCATCTGGAAGGAGGGCAGATCATCCTCATGGACACGCCGGGCATCCACCAGGGCGCGCGCAAGTTGAATGAGGAGATGGTGAAGACCTCGCTCAGCACCTGCGGCGATGTGGACCTGATCCTGTTTATGGTCGACGCCCGCCAGGGGTTTGGGGAGGACGATGCGTTCGTGCTGGAATCCCTGAAGCAGTCGCGCACGCCGAAAATCCTGGTGATCAACAAGATCGACCTGATCCCCAAGGCGCGTATTCTGGAATTGACCAGCGAGATCAACGCGCGTGGGACGTTTGTCGAAACCGTGCCCATTTCGGCATTGAAAGAAGACGGGCTGGACCTGCTGGAGCGGGTGATTCTCAAGCGCCTTCCCGAAGGGCCGCGCTATTTTCCTGAAGACATGGTCACCGACGCACCCGAAGAATTTCTGATAATGGAAATCATTCGCGAAAAAGTGTTCAAGCTCACCGCGATGGAAATCCCCTACTCCGTGGCGGTGGTGGTGGATGGTTTGCGTGAAGGAAAACGTGGTATGTTGGTGATCGATGCAACCATTTTCGTGGAAAAGGCATCTCAAAAAAAAATCGTCATCGGTGGCGGTGGAAAATTGCTGAAGAAGATCGGCACCTGGTCACGCGAAGAGATCGAGCGGCGGTTCGGTAACAAGGTATTCCTCAACCTGTATGTTAAAGTGAAAGAGCGGTGGCGCGACAATGTTCGCGACCTGAAAGAGTTCGGATACAAACATGGTTTCCATTAA
- a CDS encoding TfoX/Sxy family protein, with translation MTDSSYTDFVLEQLAGLGPVRCRAMFGGHGLYVNDVFFAIIYNNTLYFKTDRGTVSQYVKEGMQPFEPRPGQTLKNYYEVPTKVLENADMLMAWARQAVAVDDSKK, from the coding sequence ATGACCGATTCCTCCTACACCGATTTTGTTCTGGAACAGCTCGCGGGGCTGGGACCGGTGCGTTGCCGCGCCATGTTCGGCGGCCACGGGCTGTACGTCAATGACGTTTTTTTCGCTATCATTTATAACAATACGCTTTATTTCAAAACCGATAGAGGCACCGTCTCCCAGTATGTGAAAGAGGGCATGCAACCGTTTGAGCCGCGCCCGGGCCAGACCCTCAAAAACTATTACGAAGTTCCTACAAAGGTGCTGGAAAACGCTGACATGCTGATGGCGTGGGCCAGGCAGGCCGTGGCGGTGGACGATTCCAAAAAATGA
- the bfr gene encoding bacterioferritin, which yields MKGDKKIIDALNDILTGELTAINIYYLHYKMQENWGYEKLAAHSREESMDEMKHANQLIERILFLEGIPNMARYEEIPVGKNCEEQLKSEYAYEKDHVDKLKKHIRLCLDKNDFVTKELLDDILKDSEESCDWLETQFSRIKDIGIQNYLTEHMKTEE from the coding sequence ATGAAAGGTGATAAAAAAATCATCGACGCGCTCAACGATATTTTGACGGGGGAATTGACCGCCATCAATATTTATTACCTGCATTACAAGATGCAGGAAAACTGGGGATATGAAAAGCTGGCCGCGCACAGCCGGGAAGAGTCGATGGATGAGATGAAACACGCCAACCAGCTCATCGAGCGAATCCTGTTTCTGGAAGGCATCCCCAATATGGCCCGGTATGAGGAAATTCCGGTCGGCAAAAATTGCGAAGAGCAACTCAAAAGCGAATACGCGTACGAAAAGGACCATGTCGATAAATTGAAGAAGCACATTCGCCTGTGCCTCGACAAAAACGACTTCGTCACCAAGGAACTGCTGGATGACATTCTGAAAGACTCCGAAGAGAGCTGTGATTGGTTGGAAACCCAGTTCTCGCGGATCAAGGACATTGGCATTCAGAATTACCTCACCGAACACATGAAGACCGAAGAATAA